Proteins encoded by one window of Salirhabdus salicampi:
- a CDS encoding YggS family pyridoxal phosphate-dependent enzyme, producing MVTVKENADYIKQRIKDACNRSNRNPEEITIVAVTKYVSVARAKEAVEAGIFNLGENRQEGIEQKYEHIGAQATWHFIGTLQSRKVKNVIDKVDYIHSLDRLSLAKEIHKRTEKPMPCFVQVNVSGEESKHGIDPEKVEQFVKDLHQYNNINVVGLMTMAPLVNDESILRNCFQSLRNLRDHIQSLKLDYAPCEYLSMGMSNDFDIAIEEGATHIRIGSKLVGDERNKGGNE from the coding sequence ATGGTCACTGTAAAAGAGAACGCAGATTATATTAAGCAAAGAATAAAAGATGCCTGCAACCGATCAAATCGCAATCCTGAAGAAATCACGATTGTTGCTGTTACGAAATATGTTTCTGTTGCTCGTGCAAAAGAAGCAGTAGAAGCTGGTATTTTCAATCTTGGGGAAAATCGTCAAGAAGGAATAGAACAAAAGTATGAACACATTGGCGCACAAGCAACGTGGCATTTTATTGGCACCCTCCAGTCTCGAAAAGTAAAAAATGTGATTGATAAAGTAGATTATATTCATTCATTGGACAGGTTATCATTAGCGAAAGAAATACATAAACGAACAGAGAAGCCGATGCCATGTTTTGTTCAAGTTAATGTAAGTGGCGAAGAATCAAAACATGGCATCGATCCTGAAAAAGTGGAACAATTTGTGAAAGATTTACACCAATACAACAACATAAATGTCGTTGGATTGATGACGATGGCACCACTTGTCAATGATGAATCAATATTACGAAATTGTTTCCAATCGTTACGTAATTTGCGGGACCATATTCAAAGTTTGAAGTTGGATTATGCTCCATGTGAGTATTTGTCCATGGGAATGAGCAACGATTTTGACATTGCGATAGAAGAAGGGGCGACCCACATTCGAATTGGTTCAAAGCTTGTAGGTGATGAGCGAAACAAGGGGGGAAACGAATGA
- a CDS encoding YlmC/YmxH family sporulation protein: protein MTISELQVKDIIAVEDGKKLGYITDLEIDVDRGYVLALVISLKGKVFGLFGKEDELVIPWHNIVTIGRDVILVKTERPQLTHSVDE from the coding sequence ATGACCATTTCGGAATTACAAGTAAAAGATATCATTGCTGTTGAAGACGGTAAAAAATTAGGATACATTACTGATTTAGAAATTGATGTAGACAGAGGTTACGTTTTAGCCCTTGTTATCTCTTTAAAAGGGAAAGTTTTTGGGTTGTTTGGAAAGGAAGATGAACTTGTCATACCATGGCATAATATTGTCACTATTGGCCGTGATGTTATTTTAGTGAAGACAGAGCGACCTCAACTCACACATTCTGTTGATGAATAG
- the sigE gene encoding RNA polymerase sporulation sigma factor SigE: protein MKKWRLKIQLIWYKILFKLGLKSDEIYYIGGSEALPPPLSKEEEKDLLDKLPNGDRAARSVLIERNLRLVVYIARKFENTGVNIEDLISIGTIGLIKAVNTFNPEKKIKLATYASRCIENEILMYLRRNNKIRSEVSFDEPLNVDWDGNELLLSDVLGTDEDIITRDLEANVDKSLLKKALSSLNDREKQIMELRFGLVGNEEKTQKDVADMLGISQSYISRLEKKIIKRLQKEFNKMV, encoded by the coding sequence ATGAAAAAATGGAGACTGAAAATTCAATTAATTTGGTACAAAATTTTGTTCAAACTTGGGCTTAAGTCGGATGAAATTTATTATATCGGTGGAAGTGAAGCATTACCGCCTCCGTTATCAAAGGAAGAGGAAAAGGATTTACTAGATAAATTGCCAAATGGAGACAGAGCAGCCCGTTCAGTGTTAATTGAACGGAATTTACGGCTCGTAGTATATATAGCTCGAAAATTTGAAAATACAGGAGTAAACATAGAAGATTTAATAAGTATTGGTACAATTGGCCTTATTAAAGCTGTAAATACATTTAATCCTGAGAAAAAGATTAAACTTGCAACATATGCCTCTCGGTGTATTGAAAATGAAATATTAATGTATCTAAGAAGAAATAATAAAATTCGTTCAGAAGTTTCTTTTGATGAACCATTAAATGTCGATTGGGACGGGAATGAACTTTTGTTATCTGATGTCTTAGGTACCGACGAGGATATTATTACAAGGGACTTAGAAGCGAATGTTGATAAGTCATTATTAAAAAAAGCTTTATCAAGTCTAAATGACCGAGAAAAACAAATTATGGAATTACGTTTTGGGTTAGTTGGTAATGAAGAAAAAACCCAGAAAGATGTAGCCGATATGTTAGGCATTTCCCAATCATATATTTCCCGTCTGGAAAAAAAGATTATAAAGCGATTACAAAAAGAATTTAATAAAATGGTGTAA
- the sigG gene encoding RNA polymerase sporulation sigma factor SigG, giving the protein MTRHKVEICGVDTSKLPVLKNEEMRKLFKRMQEGDQSAREELVNGNLRLVLSVIQRFHHRGEYVDDLFQVGCIGLMKSIDNFDLSQNVKFSTYAVPMIIGEIRRYLRDNNPIRVSRSLRDIAYKALQVRERLMSKTSKDPTPMEIAEEMGVPHSDVVFALDAIQDPVSLFEPIYNDGGDPIFVMDQLKDDKNKDTIWIDEIALKEGMRRLNEREKMILNKRFFQGKTQMEVAEEIGISQAQVSRLEKAAIQQMNKNIHQ; this is encoded by the coding sequence TTGACACGACATAAGGTAGAAATTTGCGGTGTCGATACATCAAAGTTACCAGTATTGAAAAATGAAGAAATGCGAAAATTGTTCAAACGAATGCAAGAAGGTGATCAATCAGCCCGGGAAGAACTTGTGAATGGAAACTTACGTTTAGTCTTAAGTGTCATTCAAAGGTTTCATCATCGCGGCGAATATGTGGATGATTTATTTCAAGTAGGATGCATTGGTCTTATGAAATCAATCGACAATTTTGATTTAAGTCAAAATGTAAAGTTTTCAACGTATGCAGTCCCAATGATTATTGGGGAAATTCGTCGTTATTTACGTGATAATAATCCAATACGGGTTTCAAGGTCATTGCGTGATATTGCGTATAAGGCATTACAAGTTAGAGAGAGATTGATGAGCAAAACATCGAAAGATCCTACTCCGATGGAAATTGCAGAGGAAATGGGCGTACCCCATTCAGATGTAGTATTCGCGCTGGATGCTATTCAAGATCCCGTCTCTTTATTTGAACCGATTTACAATGATGGGGGCGATCCTATCTTTGTCATGGATCAACTGAAAGATGATAAAAATAAAGATACCATCTGGATTGATGAAATCGCACTAAAAGAAGGAATGCGTAGGTTAAACGAACGGGAAAAGATGATTTTAAACAAACGATTCTTCCAAGGGAAAACGCAAATGGAAGTAGCAGAGGAAATTGGTATTTCCCAAGCTCAAGTATCGCGCCTTGAAAAAGCAGCTATTCAACAAATGAATAAAAATATTCACCAATAA
- a CDS encoding RNA-binding protein, translating to MDLYQHFRKDEQPFIDTVLSWKEEVERSYIPKLTDFLDPREQHIMRTIIGNHPDLILKFFGGYEGAERQRAFLAPFYEEVQDSRFQLILLEAKFPKKFIQLDHRDVLGALMSLGIKRKKFGDLIIVDDIIQIVADEELAIYLKMNLTSIKHANLSFTDKHVNSIIVPENQWHERSGTVSSLRLDAVLKEVYQISRQKASEGIVKGAVKVNFRVVEDPSFQVEQGDMISFRKKGRSKLIAIEGKTKKEKWRITTATLK from the coding sequence GTGGATTTATACCAACATTTTCGCAAGGACGAGCAGCCGTTCATTGATACGGTTCTATCTTGGAAAGAGGAAGTCGAGCGTTCCTATATACCGAAATTGACGGATTTTCTTGACCCGCGAGAACAGCACATTATGCGAACAATTATTGGAAACCATCCAGACCTCATATTAAAATTTTTTGGTGGCTATGAAGGTGCAGAGCGTCAAAGGGCCTTCTTAGCCCCTTTTTATGAAGAAGTACAGGATTCCCGTTTCCAACTAATTCTATTAGAGGCGAAATTCCCTAAGAAATTTATTCAATTAGACCATCGTGATGTTTTAGGGGCTTTAATGTCCTTAGGTATAAAGCGGAAAAAGTTCGGTGATTTAATTATCGTAGATGACATCATTCAAATTGTGGCTGACGAGGAATTAGCTATTTATTTGAAAATGAATTTAACAAGTATTAAACATGCGAATCTTTCTTTCACAGATAAACATGTAAATTCCATCATCGTCCCGGAAAACCAATGGCATGAACGAAGTGGAACTGTATCTTCATTAAGATTGGATGCAGTTTTAAAAGAGGTTTATCAAATTTCCAGACAAAAAGCATCTGAAGGCATTGTTAAAGGGGCTGTGAAAGTGAATTTCCGCGTAGTAGAAGACCCGTCTTTTCAAGTAGAACAAGGAGATATGATCTCATTTCGAAAAAAAGGCAGAAGCAAGTTAATAGCTATTGAAGGTAAGACGAAAAAAGAAAAATGGCGAATTACGACGGCAACTTTAAAATAA
- the spoIIGA gene encoding sigma-E processing peptidase SpoIIGA: MAIYLDAVWLLNFFIDWMILQLVHWLSRAETSRYRLIFGSVVASCLVPITVLFPGHFITSFPGKIMYSVLILFSAFGFHNVKRFLRQFFTFYFVSFTIGGGLFGVYFLIGEQFQAVDGFFVTYETGFGDMVSWIFVITCFPIVWWFTRRRIDQLGFDQMRYTEMCPVQIAMDGKLTETVGFFDSGNSLVDPFSKRPVIICDEVALQQWLPDEDREMLRQCQDDWTFEHLSDYWQSKIRIIPYQGVSGKRNFILVLKPDQITIEYKGVKYAIEKVYIGIQFGELSADGSYHCLLHPKMMQSQNLQLT; the protein is encoded by the coding sequence GTGGCAATTTACTTAGATGCTGTATGGTTATTAAATTTTTTTATTGATTGGATGATTTTACAACTTGTACATTGGCTATCCAGAGCCGAAACAAGCCGTTATCGGCTTATCTTTGGATCAGTGGTAGCTTCCTGTCTCGTACCGATTACCGTACTATTTCCCGGGCATTTTATTACATCTTTTCCTGGGAAAATCATGTATTCTGTTCTCATTTTATTTAGTGCATTCGGTTTTCATAACGTTAAACGTTTCTTAAGACAGTTTTTTACCTTTTATTTCGTCTCCTTTACGATTGGTGGTGGCTTATTCGGAGTCTACTTTTTAATAGGAGAGCAGTTCCAAGCAGTAGATGGGTTCTTTGTCACGTATGAAACAGGGTTTGGGGATATGGTGAGTTGGATATTTGTCATAACCTGCTTTCCGATCGTTTGGTGGTTTACACGACGCCGTATTGATCAGCTTGGCTTTGATCAAATGCGTTACACCGAAATGTGTCCAGTACAAATTGCGATGGATGGGAAGCTTACAGAAACAGTAGGTTTCTTTGATAGCGGAAACAGCCTTGTAGACCCCTTTTCCAAGCGTCCTGTAATTATTTGTGATGAAGTGGCATTACAGCAATGGCTCCCTGATGAGGACAGGGAAATGTTACGTCAATGTCAAGATGATTGGACGTTTGAACATTTATCTGATTATTGGCAAAGCAAAATTCGAATCATTCCGTATCAAGGAGTTAGCGGAAAGCGAAATTTCATCCTCGTGTTGAAGCCAGATCAAATCACAATTGAATATAAAGGTGTAAAATATGCAATCGAAAAAGTTTATATCGGTATTCAATTTGGAGAATTATCAGCAGATGGGAGCTATCATTGCTTATTACACCCAAAAATGATGCAGTCGCAAAACCTACAACTTACTTAA
- a CDS encoding cell division protein SepF — protein MSIKNKIKSFFAFEDEYEYFEEEVEEEKEAPKPKKQDQHNVVSLTAMQSTSKLVLCEPKSYNEAQEIADHLKNRKGIVINLQRVNHEQAKRIVDFLSGTVYAINGNIQKLGEQTFLCVPDNVDVSGAISEFEERDEQEQRW, from the coding sequence ATGAGTATAAAAAATAAAATAAAATCTTTTTTTGCTTTTGAAGATGAATATGAATATTTTGAAGAGGAGGTAGAAGAAGAAAAAGAGGCACCAAAACCAAAAAAACAAGACCAACATAATGTGGTGAGCCTGACAGCCATGCAATCTACATCGAAGTTAGTTTTGTGTGAACCGAAATCCTATAACGAGGCTCAGGAAATTGCTGATCATTTAAAGAACCGAAAAGGAATCGTCATTAATTTACAAAGAGTAAATCATGAGCAAGCAAAGCGTATAGTAGATTTTTTAAGTGGAACAGTTTATGCTATTAATGGAAATATACAAAAACTTGGGGAACAAACGTTTTTATGTGTTCCCGACAATGTTGATGTTTCTGGCGCCATCTCAGAATTTGAAGAACGAGATGAGCAAGAGCAAAGGTGGTAG
- the pgeF gene encoding peptidoglycan editing factor PgeF yields the protein MQEPFQKCEAPSLLSINAWKQYGIIGGMTTRNGGVSPSPFDELNLGFHVNDDRNHVEHNRFIVADLLATPTSDWVGATQVHGTDVLNVTSDTSLPSTAQYDGFITNVKGKLLTCLYADCVPLFFAAPSFGWIGLAHAGWRGTVNGIGRKVIELLQQQGVSIEDIQIVIGPSIGKRYYEVDEHVMSHIPKRYWQEPVVSKVDDTHWLLDLKGLHKSIFITEGLRENQIQMTSFCTYEHKHLFYSHRRDQGKTGRMMAYIRLQ from the coding sequence ATGCAAGAGCCATTTCAAAAATGTGAAGCACCTAGTTTATTATCGATTAATGCCTGGAAACAGTATGGCATTATAGGAGGTATGACAACGAGGAATGGTGGAGTCAGTCCTTCTCCATTCGACGAATTAAATTTAGGGTTTCACGTGAACGATGATCGGAATCATGTCGAACATAATCGGTTTATTGTAGCTGACCTCCTCGCAACACCAACAAGTGATTGGGTTGGAGCAACGCAAGTTCATGGAACTGACGTATTAAACGTGACAAGTGATACATCACTTCCTTCCACTGCACAATACGATGGTTTTATTACAAATGTGAAAGGGAAGTTATTAACGTGTTTATATGCTGATTGTGTTCCGTTATTTTTTGCTGCTCCGAGTTTTGGTTGGATTGGCTTAGCCCATGCAGGTTGGCGTGGGACTGTGAACGGAATAGGTCGAAAAGTCATTGAATTGCTACAGCAACAAGGGGTTTCTATTGAGGATATCCAAATTGTAATTGGACCTTCGATTGGAAAACGTTACTATGAAGTAGATGAACATGTAATGAGTCATATTCCGAAACGCTATTGGCAAGAACCCGTTGTAAGCAAGGTGGATGATACACATTGGCTGTTAGACTTAAAAGGCCTTCACAAATCCATCTTTATTACAGAAGGATTACGTGAAAACCAAATTCAAATGACAAGTTTTTGTACTTATGAACATAAACACTTATTTTACTCCCATCGTCGCGATCAGGGAAAGACTGGCAGAATGATGGCATATATAAGATTGCAGTAG
- a CDS encoding DivIVA domain-containing protein: MPLTPLDIHNKEFTRTFRGYDEDEVNEFLDQVIKDYEKMIRDKKSLEEKVAELEERIGHFNNIEETLNKSILVAQETAEEVKGNANKEAKLIIKEAEKNADRIINEALSKSRRVAVEVEELKKQAKVFRTRMKMIVEAQLDLIENEDWDELFKVEIGETESSEENY; this comes from the coding sequence ATGCCTTTGACACCACTCGACATTCATAATAAAGAATTCACCCGAACGTTTAGAGGGTATGATGAAGACGAAGTAAATGAATTTTTAGATCAAGTGATAAAAGATTACGAAAAAATGATTCGTGATAAAAAATCACTTGAAGAGAAAGTGGCGGAATTAGAAGAAAGAATTGGTCACTTTAACAACATTGAAGAGACTTTAAATAAATCAATTTTAGTTGCCCAAGAAACCGCTGAAGAAGTGAAAGGCAATGCGAATAAAGAAGCGAAACTAATTATAAAAGAAGCAGAGAAAAACGCTGATCGAATTATAAATGAAGCATTGTCAAAATCACGTCGGGTCGCTGTTGAAGTCGAAGAGTTAAAGAAACAAGCTAAAGTATTCCGCACCCGAATGAAAATGATTGTCGAAGCACAACTTGATCTAATTGAAAATGAAGATTGGGATGAATTATTTAAAGTAGAAATTGGGGAAACGGAAAGTTCTGAAGAAAATTATTAA
- a CDS encoding YggT family protein: MIQLFNIVHTLLYFYSFAIIAYILLSWFPGARESAIGQFLAKIVEPYLEPFRKIIPPLGMIDFSPIVAIITLRLAMIGLGELFRMLI, from the coding sequence ATGATTCAGTTGTTTAACATTGTACATACATTACTTTATTTTTATTCATTTGCCATAATCGCTTATATTTTATTGTCATGGTTCCCTGGAGCAAGGGAGTCAGCGATAGGACAGTTTTTAGCTAAAATTGTGGAACCATACTTAGAACCGTTCCGCAAAATTATCCCTCCTCTCGGTATGATTGATTTCTCTCCAATTGTGGCTATTATTACACTACGCTTAGCGATGATTGGTTTAGGTGAACTGTTTAGAATGCTCATTTAA